The following proteins come from a genomic window of Lolium rigidum isolate FL_2022 chromosome 5, APGP_CSIRO_Lrig_0.1, whole genome shotgun sequence:
- the LOC124651799 gene encoding leucine-rich repeat receptor-like tyrosine-protein kinase PXC3, which yields MVERRRRYCSCSSHGLSLPLLLLSFFSFLRLHASFAAAAAAPPLRLNSTQESILRDLSRGERIAGWNTTASNPCLWSGIACSPSDSTSFSAVTGIALSGYGISNSSVLASICALDTLLSLDLSRNSLAGLGDRFLGPSCSMKEGLRSLNLSSNQLAASLADLSGFPRLEVLDLSFNHVRGNLSTELGRFPQLRSLNLSTNGLNGGVPTSMVLSLEELVLSGNHLRGPIPPGLFAYADLVMLDLSQNNLTGDVPDEFWKLDKLETLLLSGNELSGAIPGRLPNSTTMSRFAANQNKFTGSIPSGITEHVKMLDLSYNKLSGKIPSDLLASPVLETIDLTSNSLEGPIPGNFSAKLFRLRLGMNLLTGSIPDSIGDASKLAYLELDHNRLTGSIPPRLGECSELALLNLASNGLHGQVPDQISTLEKLVVLKLQMNNLSGSIRSTFSSLTSLSILNLSRNSFTGDIPQSVDQLSKLSNMNLAGNKISGPIPPSVGSLQFLIELNLGDNSLTGTIPKMPVSLSTSLNLSHNSLSGSIPSNIGTLKELEILDLSYNSLSGTVPTPPDLPPSLTLLVLSYNQLTGYFQAPPHVVVSTTGNPGLTTASDRDGDGIPSDGKKKNHAVLITIFAIVGALVGLCLLATVIMFSLSKRIYRVEDIGPPPEQVLPQIINGHLITMNSIHTTAIDLSYAMEAVSSPNNIFLKTRFCTYYKAAMPNRSIYSVKKLDWSDKIFQIGSQEKFGHELEVLGKLSNSNVMVPLAYVLTENNAYLLYEHAYKGTVFDLLHDGRSDGLDWPSRYSIALGVAQGLTFLHGRTQPVLLLDLSTRTIHLKSMNEPQIGDIELYKIIDPSKSSGSLSTIAGTVGYIPPEYAYTMRLTMAGNVYSFGVILLELLTGRPSVSDGTELAQWALSLSVRPEQREQVLDTRVSRTSVGAHSQMLSVLNIALSCVSFSPDARPKMRNVLRLLVNAK from the exons ATGGTGGAGAGGAGGCGGAGGTACTGTTCCTGCTCTAGCCATGGCTTGTCGCTGCCGCTACTGctgctctccttcttctccttcttgcgCCTACATGcttccttcgccgccgccgccgccgccccaccccTTCGTCTAAACAGCACCCAAGAATCCATCTTGAGGGATCTCTCGCGCGGGGAGCGCATAGCCGGGTGGAACACAACCGCCTCGAATCCATGCCTGTGGAGCGGAATCGCTTGCTCTCCTTCCGACTCCACCTCGTTCTCCGCGGTGACCGGCATCGCCTTGTCCGGCTACGGCATTTCCAACTCCTCCGTCCTCGCCTCGATATGCGCTCTTGACACCCTGCTGTCCCTCGATCTCTCGAGGAACTCACTCGCCGGTCTGGGGGATCGATTCCTCGGCCCTTCTTGCTCCATGAAGGAAGGGCTGCGGTCACTCAATCTGAGCAGCAACCAGCTCGCCGCTTCGCTCGCCGATCTATCCGGCTTCCCCAGGCTGGAGGTTCTGGATTTGTCCTTCAACCATGTGCGTGGAAATCTGAGCACCGAGCTGGGCAGATTCCCCCAGTTGAGAAGCCTGAACCTTAGCACCAACGGGTTGAATGGTGGTGTCCCCACAAGCATGGTACTCTCTCTGGAGGAGCTGGTGCTGTCTGGCAATCATTTGAGGGGTCCAATTCCACCCGGTTTGTTCGCCTATGCAGATCTTGTTATGCTGGATCTCAGCCAGAACAATCTAACTGGTGATGTCCCTGATGAGTTCTGGAAGCTCGACAAGCTCGAGACGTTGCTGCTTTCAGGTAATGAGCTGAGTGGGGCAATACCTGGGAGACTGCCGAACTCGACGACGATGTCCCGGTTCGCAGCCAACCAGAACAAGTTCACCGGCTCGATCCCGAGTGGTATTACCGAGCATGTCAAGATGTTGGATTTGAGCTACAACAAGCTGAGTGGGAAGATCCCCTCTGATCTACTCGCGTCTCCGGTGTTGGAGACCATTGATCTCACTAGTAACAGCCTTGAAGGGCCCATTCCAGGGAACTTTTCTGCAAAGCTCTTCCGCCTCCGGCTTGGCATGAACTTGCTGACTGGGAGCATTCCAGACTCCATAGGTGATGCCTCCAAGTTGGCTTATCTTGAGTTGGATCACAATCGTTTGACAGGTTCTATACCTCCCCGGCTTGGCGAATGCAGTGAGTTGGCTCTCTTGAATCTGGCATCAAATGGTTTGCACGGTCAAGTACCTGATCAGATCAGCACCCTGGAGAAGCTAGTAGTTCTGAAGCTTCAAATGAACAACCTCAGCGGATCTATCAgaagtaccttttcttctctcacaaGCCTGAGCATATTAAATCTCAGTCGGAATTCATTCACTGGAGATATACCGCAGAGTGTTGATCAGTTATCAAAGCTCTCCAACATGAACCTTGCAGGCAACAAGATTAGTGGTCCCATTCCACCCTCAGTTGGTTCACTGCAATTTCTAATCGAACTCAATCTGGGTGATAATTCCTTGACTGGTACCATCCCGAAAATGCCAGTCTCCTTGAGCACATCTCTTAATCTTAGTCATAACTCTCTCAGTGGCTCTATTCCCTCAAACATTGGGACTTTAAAAGAGTTAGAGATCCTTGATCTTTCGTACAACAGTTTGTCTGGTACAGTGCCAACCCCACCTGACTTGCCACCAAGCTTGACGCTGTTGGTGCTTTCCTATAATCAGCTCACTGGGTACTTTCAGGCGCCTCCACATGTTGTAGTCAGTACCACTGGAAATCCTGGCCTTACAACTGCAAGTGATAGAGATGGTGATGGCATCCCCTCTGATGGTAAAAAGAAGAACCATGCTGTTCTGATTACTATCTTTGCTATTGTCGGTGCTCTTGTCGGATTATGCTTGCTTGCCACTGTTATTATGTTCTCATTATCCAAGAGGATTTATCGCGTTGAAGATATTGGACCACCACCAGAGCAAGTCCTTCCTCAAATCATCAATGGGCACCTCATAACAATGAACAGCATCCACACCACTGCAATTGACTTAAGTTATGCAATGGAAGCAGTCTCCAGTCCCAACAACATATTTCTGAAGACAAGGTTCTGCACCTACTACAAGGCTGCGATGCCAAATAGGTCAATCTACTCTGTGAAGAAGCTTGACTGGAGTGACAAGATATTCCAAATTGGGAGCCAAGAGAAATTTGGTCATGAACTTGAGGTACTTGGTAAACTAAGCAATTCCAACGTCATGGTGCCATTGGCCTACGTCTTGACAGAAAACAATGCATACCTACTCTATGAGCATGCGTACAAGGGCACGGTATTCGACTTACTGCATGATGGAAGGTCAGATGGTCTGGACTGGCCCTCACGGTATAGCATTGCTTTGGGGGTCGCCCAAGGGCTGACCTTTCTTCATGGGCGCACTCAGCCGGTTCTGCTTCTTGATTTGTCAACAAGAACTATCCATTTGAAGTCAATGAATGAGCCTCAGATTGGAGATATTGAGCTTTACAAAATTATCGATCCTTCCAAAAGTAGTGGAAGCCTTTCAACTATTGCTGGTACAGTTGGTTATATTCCTCCAG AGTATGCATACACCATGAGGTTGACGATGGCTGGCAATGTTTATAGCTTTGGAGTTATTTTGCTGGAGCTCTTGACAGGGAGACCATCGGTCAGCGACGGCACGGAGCTAGCCCAGTGGGCTCTCAGTCTTTCAGTTAGGCCTGAGCAAAGGGAGCAGGTCCTTGACACCAGAGTCTCAAGAACTTCAGTTGGTGCTCACAGCCAGATGTTATCTGTTCTGAATATTGCCCTCTCCTGCGTCTCCTTCTCTCCAGATGCTCGGCCCAAGATGCGCAACGTCTTGAGGTTGCTCGTCAACGCGAAGTGA
- the LOC124652590 gene encoding dihydrolipoyllysine-residue acetyltransferase component 5 of pyruvate dehydrogenase complex, chloroplastic-like — protein MAGLLHLHSTLLPSASLLRQRGGGGAQAAAPRRRRACRVEAKIREIFMPALSSTMTEGKIVAWNASEGDRLSKGDPVVVVESDKADMDVETFHDGFLAAVLVPAGESAPVGSAIALLAESEEEIPLARSQAANLSSAAAASPPAPQETVAEESSPAPPPPPAPPAPVAVSAPAPPSPAAQGGARVVASPYAKKLAKELSVDLFSVTGSGPGGRVVAKDVEAAAASPQKASAAAPVAAARPDVPLGSTVPFTAMQGAVSKNMVESLAVPTFRVGYTITTDALDQLYKKIKSKGVTMTALLAKATAMALVQHPVVNSSCRDGQSFTYNSSINIAVAVAIDGGLITPVLQDADKLDIYTLSRKWKELVEKARAKQLQPQEYNSGTFTLSNLGMFGVDRFDAILPPGTGAIMAVGSSQPTVVGTEDGRIGMKNQMQVNVTADHRVIYGSDLAAFLQTLSKIIEDPKDLTF, from the exons ATGGcaggcctcctccacctccactccACGCTGCTCCCCTCTGCGTCCCTGCTCCGccaacgcggcggcggcggcgcacaggCTGCAGCGCCGCGGCGCCGGCGCGCGTGCCGGGTGGAGGCCAAGATCCGGGAGATCTTCATGCCGGCGCTCAGCTCCACCATGACGGAGGGCAAGATCGTCGCCTGGAACGCCTCCGAGGGGGACCGCCTCTCCAAGGGCGACCCCGTGGTCGTCGTCGAGTCCGACAAGGCCGACATGGACGTCGAGACCTTCCACGACGGCTTCCTCGCCGCCGTCCTCGTCCCCGCCGGGGAGTCCGCGCCAGTCGGCTCCGCCATCGCGCTCCTCGCCGAGTCCGAGGAGGAGATCCCACTCGCCCGCTCCCAGGCCGCCAACttatcctccgccgccgccgcctcgccgccggctcCCCAGGAAACCGTCGCGGAAGAATCGTCCCCtgccccgccaccgccgcctgccCCTCCGGCGCCGGTAGCAGTCTCTGCGCCAGCACCGCCCTCACCGGCCGCACAAGGCGGGGCGCGCGTGGTTGCCTCGCCGTACGCCAAGAAGCTCGCGAAGGAGCTCAGCGTCGATCTCTTCTCCGTCACTGGGTCTGGGCCGGGTGGGAGGGTCGTGGCTAAGGACGTAGAGGCCGCGGCAGCTTCGCCCCAaaaggcgtcggcggcggcgcctgtGGCAGCTGCCCGGCCAGATGTGCCATTGGGGTCCACGGTGCCATTCACCGCAATGCAGGGTGCTGTGAGCAAGAACATGGTGGAGAGCCTCGCCGTGCCGACGTTCAGGGTTGGCTACACCATCACAACAGACGCCCTAGACCAGCTCTACAAGAAA ATTAAGTCGAAGGGGGTGACAATGACAGCGCTGCTGGCCAAGGCCACAGCAATGGCGCTGGTGCAGCATCCCGTGGTGAACTCCAGCTGCAGGGACGGCCAGAGCTTTACTTACAACAGTAGCATCAACATTGCCGTGGCCGTGGCCATCGACGGTGGGTTGATAACCCCCGTGCTTCAGGATGCTGATAAG CTTGATATCTATACACTGTCAAGGAAATGGAAGGAGCTGGTTGAGAAGGCTCGTGCCAAACAGCTGCAGCCCCAGGAGTACAACTCTG GTACATTTACCCTTTCAAACCTCGGTATGTTTGGAGTTGATAGATTTGATGCAATCTTACCACCTGGAACT GGAGCAATCATGGCTGTTGGATCGTCACAACCGACAGTTGTTGGTACGGAAGATGGTAGAATTGGGATGAAGAACCAAATGCAG GTCAATGTTACTGCTGATCATCGGGTTATTTATGGGTCCGATCTTGCCGCTTTTCTGCAAACTCTCTCCAAGATAATTGAGGATCCAAAGGACCTTACGTTTTAG